The following coding sequences are from one Musa acuminata AAA Group cultivar baxijiao chromosome BXJ1-6, Cavendish_Baxijiao_AAA, whole genome shotgun sequence window:
- the LOC103986831 gene encoding putative clathrin assembly protein At5g35200: protein MSGGTQQSLRKYLGALKDTTTVSLAKVNSDYKELDIAIVKATNHVERPAKEKYIRAIFYAISAARPRADVAYCIHALARRLAKTHNWAVALKTLIVIHRALREVDPTFREELINYGRSRNHMLNLAHFKDDSSAYAWDYSAWVRTYALYLEERLECFHVLKYDVETDPPRTKDLETAELLEQLASLQQLQHRLLGCQPQGAACHNVIIHLALSMVAGESIKIYNSISDGIINMVDKFFEMQRHDAVRALDIYRRAGQQAERLSEFYEVCKSMDIRRGEKFIKIEQPPASFLTAMEDFVRDAPRASTVRKDQSRDDKDAASKVVLAIEYKKTPEEEEAPPPPPPQPEPVKVEAPVSVVSEQTDLLGLNGATPVASELDNKNAMALAIVPVDNVPSSATSSSLNPENGTTGWELALVTAPSSNESAVTSSKLGGGFDKLTLDSLYDDAERRANQNVSYNPWEMGRMAGPMMQPVVHDPFYASNAVAAPHFVQMAAMAQQQQAFLLQQQMMMSGQQPQQTPLNPFGNPYADVSYASGVPLQPSNAYTRLI from the exons ATGTCTGGAGGAACGCAGCAGAGCTTGAGGAAGTATTTGGGTGCCCTCAAAGACACGACCACTGTCAGCTTGGCCAAAGTGAACAGTGATTACAAG GAACTGGATATTGCCATTGTGAAGGCCACAAATCATGTAGAGCGTCCCGCCAAGGAGAAGTACATACGAG CCATCTTTTATGCTATTTCAGCTGCCAGACCTCGGGCAGATGTAGCTTACTGCATTCATGCTCTTGCTAGGCGTCTTGCAAAGACGCACAATTGGGCG GTTGCATTGAAAACCTTGATTGTTATACATCGTGCTCTGAGGGAAGTGGATCCCACATTCCGTGAAGAACTCATTAATTATGGGAGAAGTAGAAATCATATGCTGAACTTGGCCCATTTTAAAGATGATTCCAGTGCATATG CCTGGGATTATTCTGCATGGGTGCGTACCTATGCGTTATATTTAGAGGAGAGGCTCGAGTGTTTCCATGTTCTCAAATATGACGTAGAGACAGATCCTCCG AGAACTAAGGATCTTGAGACTGCTGAGTTGCTTGAACAATTGGCATCACTACAACAACTGCAACATCGTCTACTTGGCTGCCAG CCACAAGGAGCCGCATGCCATAATGTTATAATTCATCTTGCACTTTCTATG GTTGCTGGGGAGAGTATTAAGATTTATAATTCCATTAGTGATGGTATAATTAATATGGTTGACAAG TTCTTTGAGATGCAACGACATGATGCAGTAAGGGCACTTGATATATACAGAAGAGCAGGTCAACAG GCAGAAAGATTGTCAGAATTTTATGAAGTATGTAAAAGCATGGACATCAGACGTGGAGAGAAGTTTATAAAAATTGAACAG CCTCCTGCATCATTTTTAACAGCCATGGAAGACTTTGTGAGAGACGCTCCACGAGCTTCCACAGTTCGCAAGGATCAG TCAAGAGACGACAAAGATGCTGCTTCAAAAGTAGTATTGGCAATTGAGTACAAGAAGACCCCTGAAGAGGaagaagcacctccaccacccccTCCACAACCAGAACCAGTTAAAGTGGAAGCCCCCGTATCTGTAGTATCAGAACAGACAGATTTGCTG GGACTAAATGGTGCAACTCCAGTTGCATCAGAACTAGATAACAAGAATGCTATGGCACTTGCCATTGTACCAGTTG ATAATGTTCCTAGCTCTGCTACCTCCAGTAGTCTGAATCCAGAGAATGGAACTACAGGCTGGGAATTGGCACTTGTAACAGCTCCCAGTTCAAATGAAAGTGCTGTGACTTCAAGTAAATTG GGTGGAGGATTTGATAAGCTCACATTAGACAGCTTATACGACGATGCAGAGAGGAGAGCAAATCAGAATGTGAGCTACAACCCGTGGGAGATGGGTCGGATGGCAGGTCCAATGATGCAACCAGTGGTTCATGACCCTTTCTATGCCTCAAATGCAGTCGCTGCACCTCATTTTGTGCAGATGGCAGCAATGGCCCAGCAACAACAAGCTTTCCTACTCCAGCAGCAGATGATGATGTCTGGTCAGCAGCCTCAGCAGACCCCTTTGAACCCTTTTGGTAATCCATATGCAGATGTCTCGTATGCTTCAGGAGTGCCTCTTCAACCATCCAATGCATATACTCGCCTCATCTAG
- the LOC103986830 gene encoding uncharacterized protein LOC103986830 has product MAVRGFRGVRDDLSELGRHLLDIACFISPLLPPPHHDSPPPSPRLPAAPPPSPRLSSRALAGILSDLAEIGGGFRSGLSRLSGAFRSPADRYGGYSDRAGYAGTVGVSEELLEFVSDLVKCPESWLDFPVSVDDPFNMSCTQREHISTVEDAIPDLQSLRLSLCPTYMSEEYFWRIYFTLLHPKLSKHDSELLSTSQILDSMRITAKETCNRPSTQSQNLDSESLPSLMSEKCSTIQQEHNEAWQDALMAKSRSQLSIDQWSEVTNPADASGDTIKFVPDDVSLRDTTEGNVLVMEKYMDSLLTEEEQVRLPYSFRRKHVSAGEEIMINQKMPKLKMSSDEESGDWQAVEDSDFEILEKSSVNKSTESFHRHT; this is encoded by the exons ATGGCGGTGCGTGGTTTTCGTGGCGTGAGGGACGACCTCTCCGAGCTCGGCCGCCACCTCCTCGACATCGCCTGCTTTATCTCCCCACTCCTCCCCCCGCCCCATCACGACTCCCCCCCTCCGTCGCCCCGCCTCCCCGCGGCACCGCCGCCATCGCCGCGCCTCTCCTCGAGGGCCCTAGCCGGAATCCTCAGCGACCTCGCGGAGATCGGAGGAGGCTTCCGAAGCGGTCTCTCTCGCCTTTCCGGCGCGTTCCGGAGCCCTGCCGATCGCTACGGAGGGTACTCCGATCGCGCCGGCTATGCGGGTACCGTCGGGGTGTCTGAGGAGCTGCTTGAGTTCGTCAGTGATCTCGTCAAGTGCCCCGAGTCATGGCTGGACTTCCCGGTGTCTGTGGATGACC CGTTTAATATGTCTTGCACTCAAAGAGAACACATTTCAACTGTTGAAGATGCTATTCCTGATTTGCAATCTCTTCGACTCAGCCTTTGTCCCACCTACATGAGTGAGGAATACTTTTGGAGAATATACTTCACATTATTGCATCCCAAGCTGAGCAAACATGATTCTGAATTGTTATCTACTAGTCAG ATTTTGGACTCAATGCGCATAACTGCCAAGGAGACATGCAATAGGCCATCTACTCAATCTCAAAACCTTGACTCGGAAAGCTTACCTTCATTGATGAGTGAGAAATGTAGCACTATCCAGCAAGAGCATAATGAAGCATGGCAAGATGCATTGATGGCCAAGTCGAGATCTCAACTAAGCATTGATCAGTGGTCTGAGGTAACAAATCCAGCGGATGCTTCCGGTGACACAATAAAATTTGTACCTGATGATGTTTCATTGAGGGACACTACCGAAGGTAATGTTTTAGTGATGGAGAAGTACATGGATTCGCTCTTGACAGAAGAAGAGCAGGTGCGTTTGCCCTACTCCTTCAGGAGGAAACATGTCTCTGCCGGTGAGGAGATCATGATAAATCAAAAAATGCCAAAATTGAAGATGTCTTCTGATGAGGAATCTGGTGATTGGCAAGCAGTTGAAGATTCTGACTTCGAAATTCTGGAGAAATCTTCAGTTAATAAGAGCACTGAAAGTTTCCACCGCCATACATAA
- the LOC103986833 gene encoding uncharacterized protein LOC103986833 produces the protein MKPWIKILVMALAGAVVFLLLPLLFWCRLRRRLVPRTAETSPPQSLQSGIARLQLAHGSNTSGKVGRLFHHHLHHRPSQGQDQDHVPTPFCWNDHPGLVVEAVENGWSRFVFAAGRSPDHLHPRCAPVWGLCVVCDGESDSVETSWEVPVGSADFLQTVRLNPRARRSGSTGSSPLLHGESISIARMLLPLPGPSLRVSSFPQDAYFEITILYLKPHQQQQSSSRASRRAKADAGGESERAKLIAGKFLESPSDSTAHDTVTPTVIDINSPNHGSKSTKEEGGKQRHSSLLSFGLTHGGSLPSRPSPGTYRGSIGFHSDGSLHLDGMKLVFESEKAEWAEVNRVIGCGFDPSKKKVFFTVDSELKHVIHCNSDTYKAPLFPLISANADAMLLVNLGQSKFKYEPANARRTPNPCFIRSSSVDGGANTIGYEDSRELFSMGRIDSEWVDAVKKSQSSSSSKKSNVNYNNDGSTVIDVDADSDLFEISLHI, from the exons ATGAAGCCATGGATCAAGATCCTGGTCATGGCGCTCGCCGGCGccgtcgtcttcctcctccttcccctccTGTTCTGGTGTCGTCTGCGTCGGCGACTGGTTCCCCGGACCGCGGAAACGAGTCCTCCTCAGAGCCTGCAATCCGGGATCGCCAGGCTTCAGCTCGCCCACGGATCGAACACCAGCGGAAAGGTGGGTCGTCtcttccaccaccacctccaccaccGCCCGAGCCAAGGCCAGGACCAGGACCACGTGCCGACACCTTTCTGTTGGAACGACCATCCCGGGCTCGTGGTGGAGGCGGTGGAGAACGGGTGGTCGCGGTTCGTGTTCGCGGCCGGGCGATCGCCGGACCACTTGCACCCCCGCTGCGCCCCGGTCTGGGGCCTGTGCGTCGTCTGCGACGGGGAGAGCGACTCCGTGGAGACGAGCTGGGAGGTGCCCGTCGGATCGGCGGACTTCCTGCAAACGGTTCGGCTCAATCCGAGGGCGCGGAGGAGCGGCAGCACTGGTAGCAGTCCACTCCTCCACGGCGAATCTATCTCCATCGCGAGGATGCTTCTCCCCTTGCCCGGCCCGTCTCTGCGCGTCTCCTCCTTCCCGCAAGATGCCTACTTCGAGATCACCATCTTGTACCTGAAACCACACCAACAGCAGCAATCGTCTTCTCGCGCCAGCAGGAGGGCCAAAGCCGACGCCGGCGGCGAGAGCGAACGCGCGAAGCTGATCGCCGGCAAATTCTTGGAATCCCCGTCCGACTCCACGGCCCATGACACCGTCACTCCCACCGTAATCGACATCAACAGTCCAAACCACGGATCCAAATCCACCAAAGAGGAGGGAGGCAAACAGAGACACAGCAGTCTTCTCTCCTTTGGCCTCACCCATGGCGGTTCGCTTCCCAGTCGACCATCGCCCGGGACGTATCGGGGATCCATCGGCTTCCACTCCGACGGCTCTCTCCATCTCGACG GAATGAAGCTGGTGTTCGAGTCGGAGAAGGCCGAGTGGGCAGAGGTGAACAGGGTGATCGGCTGCGGCTTCGACCCCAGCAAGAAGAAGGTCTTCTTCACGGTGGACTCGGAGCTGAAACACGTCATCCACTGCAACTCCGACACGTACAAGGCCCCGCTGTTCCCGCTGATCTCAGCAAACGCCGACGCCATGTTGCTGGTCAATCTGGGCCAGAGCAAGTTCAAGTACGAGCCGGCAAACGCACGTCGAACGCCGAATCCCTGCTTCATCCGCTCCTCCTCGGTCGACGGTGGCGCCAACACCATCGGCTACGAGGACAGCCGCGAACTGTTCTCGATGGGGAGGATCGACTCCGAGTGGGTTGATGCGGTCAAGAAGAgccagagcagcagcagcagcaagaagAGCAACGTGAACTACAACAACGACGGCAGCACCGTCATCGATGTGGATGCCGATTCTGATCTCTTCGAGATCTCCCTGCACATTTGA